The sequence ACGAAGAGCGTTACTCCCCTAGGCCTACCATTGCTGGTGCCCCCCACGGCTTCGCCGCTCCCCACCCGCCGAAGGGAGCGGCGTACTCCCTCTATGGCGGGTTCCCCGAACAAGTGCTTGGAGTACATCAAAGTACCCAGCAGcctatcatcttccaaggATCTGGAGGTATCCGACCTCACTTCCAGCAATCCCTTATCACCTCCCCAATCTCTACTTCTAGATCCCACTTTGTAGGTGAGCATGCTGCACAGACGCCAACAAGCCCAGCGCATCATGAGCAAGACAAGCATAGTCTTTCCCCAGTGCCTTCAATTGCAACGAAGGATTTCGGTTTAGGACAGTACGCCAGCCCGCTCTCCGCCTACCCGCATGCGAGCAGCTATCCACTCACGCGCATCACAAGCGATTCCGGGATAATCTGGCCCAAATCACTTTCAGCTGCTGTCGGAGAATCTCGTTATGAAGCTTCTCAATGGAGCGGCGGCAACGTAGGGGGTGGCTTTCATGCCTCGCAGTTATCAGTTCCACACACTCCGACCCACCTCTCTCCATCATATCCCTATCATCTGCCTATGCAACAAAGGTCGGCCAccaatcctcttcctaAGACTAGGCAACTatattctccttcttgtaATGGTTCCGACGACGAGCAGGATGAGCCTCTAGTATCTCTTTCGGACGCCCATCCTAACTTTGCTATCCATCCTCCCCAGGGGACTGTCGGCGCGCCTATGTCCAATGTTGAAGTGCCCAATGTTAGCCACATGCCGGATCATGGGGCCCAGATTTTGTTCGCTCCATCTCAGAATGGTCAACACCACAGCTCGCCTCCCGCTATTCAACGTTTCAACTCTATGCCGGCGGTGCCAACTATGAGTTCCTGGGGCCAAATCTCTGAATATCAGACTCAAAGTGCCGGTGATGCCAAAAGCGCAGAtgaggagtgggaggaactggagaaggagatgctAAGTCGGGAGATGTCAGTAGGGGCTGACAAAGAATTGAGTCCTGctgccgaagaagagaaaacCCCCAAGGATGGTGAACCCATCAACTACTGGGGTGAACCCATTGCATATCCAGCGCACCCTGATCTGCAACATAGGAAGAATCCATTCcattcaatctcttccaacttcgTTCATCACATGCACAGCAGCGATCCTCTCCCCCCTATTCAGATTTTTTCTAACCAACCCCACCACATGGTGCTCACTCCTATCAATCCCAATGGCATGTACCCCACCCCAATTACGCCTGGGCAAGATTGGGCTCAACGTCACATCAAGCCTACTACAATGCTTGGCCAAGGTCATCCTCAGCAACACACTAACGTAAAGAACAAAGAAAACGGCAATGAAATCATCGAGCATATTGCTCTTACTACGCCTCCCAAACATCAGGGACATCGCAAGGATGAGCGGTCCGTGACTGCCCTTGGCTTGGGGATCGCCAACGTTCATTTCACCCAGTCACACGTGATCGATATGGATCATGCGTTAGaagtggagatggaggaccttgaaagtgaagaaagtGATGGGACCCCAGAGGATGATACCGACGATGAATTTGTACTGGGGAGAAAACCGAGAAAAAATACAAAGAAGGGGAGTgtgaggaaaaggggagCTAGAACTGCCACCAAGAGAAGACGTTCGTCGCGTTAATCAATACGAATCCTCGATTGATCCCTCGCTATATACCCATCTCATGACACGGTTTTATATCCCGCAGACGCCCTCTTTACGGGCTGTCAGGTCACGTCGTCCGATGTCAGccagaaaaaaaagagagaaataGTAGTATATTCGTCTGCTATCCCAGTTCACTTGCTCTTATATGTTTTAATAGCTCATTAGTGGCGCTTAGCCTTTTAAATTTATCTTTCGCATTACCGCATTTTCCGCATTTGCAACAAGTTAACGCCTGCATCCGTCATTCCCTTCGTAACTTGAAGATTCTTCGTGTCTGTTCATACGACTTTTAGCGATTCCTTTTAATGCTGTGATATATGACTATTGTTCGATATATGATAACTGAGAAACGTTCCAAAAAACGAACCCAAAGTTACAACCTTAACACAGGAATGATTCAGTCAGCACCATGCATATATACATGAGACGCATAcggtgaagaaagaaaaggaagcagTGAGTGACTGTGGGTAAGGTTGAATCATATAAGGTAATATCGATCTCCAACATGGCCCATGCCTTTACTGCTGATGAGCGAGGCCTTCAACAACGATGACAATAGCATACTCACCTGGGGAAATGACCCATgcccttttctctcctgTTGATGAATTGGCCCTTTTATGCTTTCTAGAAAATTTCAATTCCTCTATGCCCTTCAAGACGTTCATCTTGAAACCATCCGCAGCCAGTTCTTCATCCGTCTTCAACAGATCTTTTACATCAtcccccttctttttctcttcatgTCCTAACTGATCGACTAACCTTACAGCGAAATCACCCTCGCCAGCCGCCTCGCCCAACATAAGACTTCCTGGCATGTAGGGAATTTTCACCTCGTCCAGACCAGGGTCGATGGCTGCAGTGACGATTTGAATATCAGGGAATGCGTGGAGGACAGAATATGAGGCCGAGCGTGAAATAAGGTATGTGAGGAATATGATACGATCTTGCGAAATGCCATGGTCAAGGAGCACGCGGATGGCCATCACTGATATCGCCCCGTATATTAACTTCTTGTTTATACTAGACAGAGGGTATAACTCACTAGCAGCCGCCCCCGTACCCATCTGCGAATCCAACAGCAAACATCTGACATCTCCATTTGTCTCCCGCGACCTCACGCAATGAGGAAGGTCGCTTTTCAATAACAGTGGCTCACCAGTCTTGGGATCGGACTGGATGAGTATACCACCGATAGGCACATCGCGGATAACCCGACGAAGACCTTGAGAGAACGGAAGACCAGAACGGAGAATGGATACTCCCACGAGGTTCTATCAGACAATGAGCACAGAGAAATCTCTCAAAGAGGTATTACTCACTTTAGTCTGAGAAGCACCTTTGTAGACATTTTTATTCGGTGTCCTTACAATCCTAGGCTCACACGGAATAAGTGTAAGGGCTTTCTCCACGATAACGGTTGATAAGCGATCGATATGGAAGATGAACTCCTCGCGATGAGTGGTGCGATCTCGAAGTATTGTCATGATACCCTGGAAGTAGGAAATCAGCAAGGGTTGCAATTTACGGCAACACGCACTCTCAGCTGATTACTTTGCTCAAGCAAAACAATCTGCTTGTCAAACTTTTCCACTGACGGAGTGCTGCTGTTGCGGTTTTGACCGATATCGGCTAGTACTCTACGGAAACGAAGAGAACGAGAATCAAGCTGGCGCTTGATATGCGAGACAAGAAGTTCGATGGCGAGTTGATTTGAGGACCCGGGAACGATCTGAGATGGTTAATGAGGGACAAATTAAGTATAAAAGGTGGGAAAAATTTACAATATCGGCATAGCGTGATGAAGGCTGGACAAAAGTATCATAGCTACTTTTGACGAACCGCAAGTACTAAAAATGGGGATTGAGTTTGATCTGATGACGGAATAGCTCGAAGAGTTACTTGCCTGGTCGAGGATACCTTCCACATCACGCCCTCGCTCCTTGACATCTCGCTTTATACGCCTGGCTAGCATGAGATCTGAATCGCAGTTCTAGAAAATCTGAATTAGAAAAAACCCCACTGATAGTACCGGATATACCATACTACAAAGACTTTGAGGTCGTACAATTCCCTCA is a genomic window of Cryptococcus tetragattii IND107 chromosome 7, whole genome shotgun sequence containing:
- a CDS encoding uridine kinase, which codes for MEQTAGYHTPRPQQHSSYDPAQPQSKNQVLISHGRAPWYGPDGRNVEAYVVGIAGGSASGKTSVARAILSALNYIPTVLILSQDSFYNAHSPEEVELAFKNDLDLDHPDAIDMTLFAQCIKDLKQGKATEIPVYSFHHHQRMSEKKYIYGASVIIVEGIMALQSAELRELYDLKVFVNCDSDLMLARRIKRDVKERGRDVEGILDQYLRFVKSSYDTFVQPSSRYADIIVPGSSNQLAIELLVSHIKRQLDSRSLRFRRVLADIGQNRNSSTPSVEKFDKQIVLLEQSNQLRGIMTILRDRTTHREEFIFHIDRLSTVIVEKALTLIPCEPRIVRTPNKNVYKGASQTKNLVGVSILRSGLPFSQGLRRVIRDVPIGGILIQSDPKTGEPLLLKSDLPHCVRSRETNGDVRCLLLDSQMGTGAAAMMAIRVLLDHGISQDRIIFLTYLISRSASYSVLHAFPDIQIVTAAIDPGLDEVKIPYMPGSLMLGEAAGEGDFAVRLVDQLGHEEKKKGDDVKDLLKTDEELAADGFKMNVLKGIEELKFSRKHKRANSSTGEKRAWVISPGMGHVGDRYYLI